The Culex quinquefasciatus strain JHB chromosome 2, VPISU_Cqui_1.0_pri_paternal, whole genome shotgun sequence genome contains the following window.
CAAGGACTGCAAGGAAATCACAAAGATTGGGCGGTTCCGGTTTAAGCTGGATTTGGAGCGGGAGGTCGATTACGACAAGCTGCTGAGGATTGATTTAGCAAATCAAAACCTTCGTGTGTTCTTGCCAGCTAGTCGGAAGGAGACCATTCTCTTCGTCCCGAACGTGCCGGAGAATTTTGACGAAGGAGACATCCTGGCCAACATAGAATGTCAGCAGACCGTGCTGAAGGTAGAGCGAATTAAGCGGTTGCGGAACGGCCAGTTGATCAACACCAACAACCTGAAGATCACGGTGAAAGGTCAGACAGCGGCAAAGACGGTGAGAATCTACGGATGTGGATTCAGGGCCGAGTTGTATATCTTTCCGGTTAAGCAGTGTGTCAAATGCTGGAAGTTCGGTCACTCGGCAGCCAGGTGCAGAGGGAGTGTTCGTTGTGGTAATTGTGGAGAGTCCCACAACGAACCGAGTGCCGATTGCCCTAACAGTACGCGCTGCATCAACTGCGGAAAAGATCACAGAGCTGGAGATCGCAGCTGTGCAATGCGTAAGAGGAGCCACGAGATAAACAAGGAGGTGGCGCATCGTCGAATTCCATTTGCGGAAGCCGAAGGACTATTTCCCTTGTCGGAGAACAGGTTTGCGGGTCTGGAAGATGAGGGCGCTTTTCCAAGGCTGCAGGGAGATTTTCAGCAGTCGGGTTCGCTGCGACCGAAAGGAAATCGCAATCGCGGGATGTCGTTTGCGGGAGTCAGCTCAGCATCCGGCGCGTCCACGCGCGGAACCGAAGGAGAAGCAGAAGAGAGGCCGTCTGGTGGAACAACAGTTCCCACTGCACCACTCCGGTCGTTCCTGGACCTCGAAAGAGTGACGGAGTTCGAGGCGTTCGTGGGACAGCTGCGGAAAATGTTCTTTCAGCAGGTTCAACAGCGATCCTGGCTTAGGAAGCTGATTGCCCTCCGGGAAAAGGTGAACAGCAAGCTACAGGAAGAGGTGGGCCCACTCGAGTTGGACCGTCTGCTCATCGAAATCAGCACCGAACTGAACAGCATTGTAGAAGGCGAACTAGAAACATCGAACACCAACAGCAGCAGAATAGTTTTGCCGACCCAAAATGTCTAACAAAACCCTACGAATTCTACAAAACAATATTCAAAGCATACGACCAAATGATACGAGAGAAGACCTGTTCGCTAGTTTAGTGCTGAATGAGATTAATGCAGTTCTGGTACAAGAGTTGTGGCTAAGGGAAGGTGAACCTTTCCAACTGAAAAATTACAAGCTTGTCTCGAAGAGAAGAAAAGAAGGTTATGGCGGAGTTGGAATTCTGCTTCAGGAGGAGCTGCAGTACGAAGTGTTGGACATCCCGGATCTTGGCCCAGTGGAAGCGGTCGGAGTAAGGATCACTGGCGGGTTCGATCCTATCAGCCTGTTTTCGGTCTACCTTCCACCAAATTCTCGTCTCACGAATGAAGCAAAAGAAGGAATTGAGAACCTGTTCCGGTTGCTGGAGGTCCTTCTTGGGGAGTTGTTGGTGGGAGCGGACTTGAATGGGCATCACACGGACTGGAGTCCGGGTTCTCCACTCTGTGCCAGaggaaaatttttgaaaaaccggcTGGATGTGTCCCCGTTCGTGGTTCTCAACAACGGCTCGCCGACGACAATTCCTAAGCCTGGCGAAAGGAGTTCCGCCATAGACATCACACTGGCTTCGGCGGGACTAGCCCGGAAAGCAACGTGGGAGGTGCAAGATCAGGAGTTCGGAAGCTGCCATTTGGCGATCTTTGTGGTCATTGACAGCAATATCCCGGTAGCGAAGCAAACAACAAAGCGAATTAACAAGCAGAAAGTAGTCGAGAGCCTGTCAGCAATCCAACCGCAGTTCATCTACTCTCCGGAGGAAATGGTGGAAATCTTTAACGAAGCGGTAGAGGACGCGTCTTTCGTTGTAAAGAACAAAAAGGCCAACTACTTGAAAAGGTGGTGGTCGGACGAGATTGCGGACTTGTACGATTCGAAGAGAGAGGCCTTACGGACGTACAACGTGTTGAAGTCGAGGACAAACTACATCCAGCTACAAAAAGCCAGAGCACTGTTTAAAAAAGCTGTCAGGAAGGCGAAACGGGAACACGTAGCTGAGCTGACGGGAAAGATTGACGAGTCGACACCTCCCAAACAGCTATGGAACATCGTCAAGGGAATAGATACGGCGTTGGCTGAGGGCAGTAAAAAGAGGGCGATCCTGGAGCGCTCCAAAGGAGAGGAGTTTATGGAGCACTACTTCAGTGGAAGATGTGGTACAGTGCAGTTGCCGAACTACGAGACAGCCCGGGACTTGGAAGGTTTCGAAATGGCGCTCAAGGACGGCGAAGTGCTTAACGCActgaaaagaacaaaaaatcactCGGCGCCGGGAGAAAATCAAGTCTCGTACGACATTGTTAAGCAATTGCCGCTAGGTCTGCAGCTCAAGTTCGCAGAAATGCTGAGCAGAGTATTCGCGACTGAAAACATTCCTGAAAGGTGGCGCATCACTGAAGTACGACCGATTCCAAAGAAAGGAGTGAACCCCAACCTACCGAACTCGTGGAGACCCATTGCGCTCATGAATATCGAGATAAAGCTGATCAACAGTGTAGTGAAAGACCGACTGGCGGCGATCGCGGAGCTAAATGGTTTGATCCCGGATCTGTCTTTTGGTTTCCGGAAGAATGTATCATCGGTAACCTGCGTGAACTATGTCGTGAATGCTGTACGAGAGGCGAAGGAGTACAACAACGAAGTCATCGTAGCATTTCTCGACGTGAAGATGGCGTATGACACCGTGAACACGACTAAGCTGCTTCAGATCTTGGCAGGGCTGGGTATCCCGGAAAAACTGACATCGTGGCTCTACGAGTATCTCAGATGTCGCGTGTTACGACTACAAACGGAGGACGGAGTCGTAGAACAAGTAATCTCTGAGGGCCTATCACAAGGTTGTCCGGCAGCACCGACACTTTACAACTTCTACACGGCTGGGTTACACGATCTCTCAAACGAAACGTGCAAGTTAGTGCAGTTTGCTGATGATTTCGCCGTCATCGCAACAGGTGCCTCCCTCGAGCTGGCGGAACAACGGTTGAACGGTTTCCTCGATGTTTTGGCAGGCCGGCTAAAAGAGCTGGACATGGAAGTAAGCCCATCCAAGTGCGCTGCGATCGCCTTCACCGGAAAAAGGATCGACCATCTCAGAGTCAAGATGCAGGGGCAAGCGGTTCAGATCGTCAACACCCACAAGTATCTGGGATACACCTTGGACCGGACCTTGAAACACAGAAAACACATCGAAACCGTGACCGCCAAAGCCGGAGAGAAACTTGGACTGCTCAAGTTACTATCGAGGAAAACAAGTGGTGCGAATCCGGCAACCTTGGTCAAGGTGGGAAATGCGATTGTTCGGAGCCGGATGGAGTACGGAGCCACGATCTACGGGAATGCCGCCAAATCAAATCTGGGAAAGCTGCAGGTGTTACAAAATTCGTACATCAGAATCGCCATGGGATATGTACGAAGCACACCCATCCACGTGATGTTGGCCGAAGCTGGCCAAATCCCGACAAGTCTTAGAATAGAGGCTCTTACCAAGAGAGAACTGATCCGAAGTACGTACTTCAGGACGCCGTTGCTACGCTTTATAAGCGACACGCTATCGAGGGAGATTCCAAACGGATCGTACCTGACGGAAATGGCGGACAAGCATGCGGATATCCTGTACCAACTGCACCCTTCAGACAAGGATGTCGCACAGGAGGCAAGAATGAGCTACTTCAGCAACTTTGACCTGGAAGACTACGTACAGCACACGCTAGGAAAAGAAACACTGAAAAAGGAGAACACAAACGAAGCAGTTTGGAGGCAGAATTTTCATGAAGTGGCCAATGGAAAGTACAAAGACCACAAGCAGATATTCACAGATGCTTCGAAGACGCCCGGAGGGACAGCGCTGGCGGTCTACGACTCGAGCGAGGAGGCGACCTACACGGAGAGCATTAACGACAACTACTCAATCATGAACGCAGAGCTGCGGGCTATTTGCATCGCAGTTGAGCATGTGAAGCAAAAACAGTACGAAAAGGCGGTCATCTACACGGATTCCAAGGCGGCTTGTCAGAGCCTGCTAAACCTAAATGCACTGCGAGAGAACTTTATCGTTTGGAACATTTACAAGGAGATTCAAAGCATGCGGAGAGGCTCGCTGAGAATCCAATGGATCCCCAGCCACGTCGGAATACGAGGAAATGAAATTGCGGACCAAGCAGCGAAAGCGAAGTCATACGAGAAGCAGACGGAGTTCATTGGAATTACACTTGGAGATGCTAGAGTACTTTGCCATGAAGAAATCTGGTACAATTGGAGGGAGGAGTACAAAAAAACATCACAAGAAAAAGGACGCTGGCACTTCAAGATCATGGAGAATCCGGGAAGGAACATCTGGTGCAAGGAGCTGCTCCTTACAGCAGAACAAATTCGAGTACTAAACCGAGTAAGAAGTGGACACACGATGACTAAAGAAAGACGCGCGCTTTGGCAGCTGGAGTTGGACGATCAGTGTGAAGTCTGTCAGGAGAAAGAAGACCTAAGTCACCTTTTGTACATGTGCCCTGTGCTAAACAACATACGAACCCAATACAACGTTTTGGAGTATATGAATCCCCTGGAGCAAATCCTAACAGACGAAAGCGAGGAAGGCATGAAGCAAGTAGTGAGGTTTATCAAGGAGGCGAAAATCCAGATCTAACGACAACACAACTCGACACAACCAAACACCAAACAAGACGACGTAGGCGAGATGGACCAACCGCGGTCTTAGCCTGTCAgcccaaaggaaaaaaaaaaaaaaaaagcacctGGTCTTGTTTCGTGTGATAAATCATTTAGAGGCTCATGGAAAGTAAAGAAAACGTACGTTTCGCGTTCTTTTGACTTCGAATTTTGATGAAGTTTAATTCCATTTAATTGATTTCTTTAGCTTCTTGTCAAAATGTCAGCTCAAATCAAATTAGAAGAAGGGGTCGATTGTCCACAATTCCACACCGAAACAATTGTTAAGGAAGAGCTGATCCTGGAGGATGAGCACCCACACCCGGAACCGACATCCCACGAGAACGTAGTCATCTCGGCATCCGGTTACGAAATTACCATCAAAAATgaacctctggaggaggaggagcctCTGGATAAGGTCGTCACGGAAGAACCTGCCTTCAGCTGTGACAAATGCAACAAGCAGTTCACCTCGAAGCGCTCGTATAGCGAGCACCTGCTGAAGCACCGGAACTTGGAGAGCAAGCGATTCATGTGCGCGCCATGCCATAAACCTTTTGGTACGGCAGGCGCGTTGGACACACACGAACGGCGGATGCACGGAGGTGTAAAAAGTGAGCGACCTTCGGAGGAGGCTGAAAGTGCGCCAAAACGGTTCCGCTGTGACAAGTGCGACAAGCAGTTCGACGTGGCGATCTCGTTCAAGATGCACCGCAAGCGGCACCGGGACCTCGACAGCAAGCGCTTCGTGTGCGCACCGTGCCGGAAAGTTTTTGCGACGCGGCGCGAGTTGAACCGACACCAGCAGAACGTTCACGGGGGAGGGATTGGCAAACTGACGTTGCAGTACAAGTGCCGGTACCGGTCGTGCGATACGGTGTGCGATAACAAGGAGAGCTTTGAGGAGCATTTGGAGGAGCACAGGACAGGGCAGACACCGGATGGAAAGCGGCATCGGTGCAAAAAGTGTGACAAGTTCTTTGCCAATGGAACCTCTTTGAAACGACACTTGGAGCTCAATATTTGCGACTATAGGCCGATAGTGCTGGAGGAGGAAGACGGCACCTTTAAATGTTCCACGTGCAGCAAAACGTTTTCCCAGCAGCACCTGATTGACCAACACATCCGAACGCATCTGGGCCGGCCGGAGTTTCGCTTTGCAACGCTGGATTTTACTGAGAAACAGGCGGAGGAGCTGGGCACGGATCCGATCGTTGTAGAGCAGAACGGAGAAGAGTTTTTCAAGTGTCCTATGTGTTTGAAGCTGATTCAACAACACGACGCTTGTGTTCGACACATAGGCGTGCATATCACAAAGGCACGAGCGACGTTCCAGTGTGAAGCGTGTGGATTGGTAATTATCTGAAATTTGGCTTCCCAAGTCCTCCAAAAATCTGGAATTTGTAATATCTCTTTAACAGTTCGGAAGCAAGAACCCAGTGCACacttatttgtaatattttgcagTGCTTgaagtcttaaaaaaaaaaaaaaagattgggtACATactatttttgaatcaacattgATTTCAACTGGTTATAaaataatggttttttttttgcattttaagctAGAAACTAAACTTCACAAAATTTCCCGTCAATTGATACccttattgcaaattataaaaattttaatattaaaaaataaggtattttgtaaaaattttagtgttttacaTCGGAAACtcttttcaagctaaaatttgtttttttttttttgcagtccttgttatccgaaggtttgtggGGATCGAAGAAGGTCGCGTGGCGGGTCGGACGCAAATTTTGGTGCTCCTGTCATTttcatggagttttttttatgtttgaggcAAAATTTAAATGTCTTTAAAGTTATTTCAACGGTTTGCGAATATTCTAAAACTTGTGCTCCTAGTGAAGAAGGAAACTGTTTGGTCCGCGCCGGAAGTGAAAGTTAGAAGGAGACCATCAAACTGCCAAGGGAACCAAGAGAATTACTGAATTCGCGTTACGGACAGCTTTATACCGGACGGTGCTGGGTGGCGTTAGTCATCAAATTCTGGTCTGAAGAGGATTACTAGAATTTTGCCAACTACGTGGAGCTGAAAGTCTGAATTTTTGGATCCGTCAGGATCGCCGCCTGTGGCCGTAATTTGGATGTGTGCTTCCTCCGACATAAAACGGCTGTTCAAGATCATGTTGTTCAAACCCGGTGAGGAATTTCCTTTTTGCatcttatttaatttcaagCGTTGAAGGAGTggccgtggctgaatggttacggtgttcgctttataagcgaatagtcctgggttcgatgcccatctgctcccaacgagaaagtttaagaAATATAAATTCGTGAAACtcctgaacatgaacgaaaaatcaaagttgctcgaggcggggttctaTCCCCCGTCCAGGTTGATAAACAAAAAGGCTAACCACTAGCCCATCGTGGCTtgatgagctatgactggaattaggaatactgttactgctaactatatacgcgctgggtctttGTCCGTTTGACaaaggttcggaagttctaaataacgtttgaatctgaTTGATgtaaacgttcttcagggcggggcttgtcgataaagctgaggtacctcgcgctcggctagccagcgtagaaatgggtcactgaagctcggcagagctaacacctttcaaatgcctatgcgagttatttgcatgtatagaatgtcaaa
Protein-coding sequences here:
- the LOC119766496 gene encoding uncharacterized protein LOC119766496; the encoded protein is MSGAKGSKITTKVVTRSMVTPKPAVVPGPGRGVGKGSIQSSASGGRKTTIVSALTAQGSTAATSSKEAEILNRSEVAYMEPVDYEKEFPRHAVEAGRLLFEAGFKDCKEITKIGRFRFKLDLEREVDYDKLLRIDLANQNLRVFLPASRKETILFVPNVPENFDEGDILANIECQQTVLKVERIKRLRNGQLINTNNLKITVKGQTAAKTVRIYGCGFRAELYIFPVKQCVKCWKFGHSAARCRGSVRCGNCGESHNEPSADCPNSTRCINCGKDHRAGDRSCAMRKRSHEINKEVAHRRIPFAEAEGLFPLSENRFAGLEDEGAFPRLQGDFQQSGSLRPKGNRNRGMSFAGVSSASGASTRGTEGEAEERPSGGTTVPTAPLRSFLDLERVTEFEAFVGQLRKMFFQQVQQRSWLRKLIALREKVNSKLQEEVGPLELDRLLIEISTELNSIRRKEGYGGVGILLQEELQYEVLDIPDLGPVEAVGVRITGGFDPISLFSVYLPPNSRLTNEAKEGIENLFRLLEVLLGELLVGADLNGHHTDWSPGSPLCARGKFLKNRLDVSPFVVLNNGSPTTIPKPGERSSAIDITLASAGLARKATWEVQDQEFGSCHLAIFVVIDSNIPVAKQTTKRINKQKVVESLSAIQPQFIYSPEEMVEIFNEAVEDASFVVKNKKANYLKRWWSDEIADLYDSKREALRTYNVLKSRTNYIQLQKARALFKKAVRKAKREHVAELTGKIDESTPPKQLWNIVKGIDTALAEGSKKRAILERSKGEEFMEHYFSGRCGTVQLPNYETARDLEGFEMALKDGEVLNALKRTKNHSAPGENQVSYDIVKQLPLGLQLKFAEMLSRVFATENIPERWRITEVRPIPKKGVNPNLPNSWRPIALMNIEIKLINSVVKDRLAAIAELNGLIPDLSFGFRKNVSSVTCVNYVVNAVREAKEYNNEVIVAFLDVKMAYDTVNTTKLLQILAGLGIPEKLTSWLYEYLRCRVLRLQTEDGVVEQVISEGLSQGCPAAPTLYNFYTAGLHDLSNETCKLVQFADDFAVIATGASLELAEQRLNGFLDVLAGRLKELDMEVSPSKCAAIAFTGKRIDHLRVKMQGQAVQIVNTHKYLGYTLDRTLKHRKHIETVTAKAGEKLGLLKLLSRKTSGANPATLVKVGNAIVRSRMEYGATIYGNAAKSNLGKLQVLQNSYIRIAMGYVRSTPIHVMLAEAGQIPTSLRIEALTKRELIRSTYFRTPLLRFISDTLSREIPNGSYLTEMADKHADILYQLHPSDKDVAQEARMSYFSNFDLEDYVQHTLGKETLKKENTNEAVWRQNFHEVANGKYKDHKQIFTDASKTPGGTALAVYDSSEEATYTESINDNYSIMNAELRAICIAVEHVKQKQYEKAVIYTDSKAACQSLLNLNALRENFIVWNIYKEIQSMRRGSLRIQWIPSHVGIRGNEIADQAAKAKSYEKQTEFIGITLGDARVLCHEEIWYNWREEYKKTSQEKGRWHFKIMENPGRNIWCKELLLTAEQIRVLNRVRSGHTMTKERRALWQLELDDQCEVCQEKEDLSHLLYMCPVLNNIRTQYNVLEYMNPLEQILTDESEEGMKQVVRFIKEAKIQI
- the LOC6036006 gene encoding zinc finger protein 808; translated protein: MESKENLLVKMSAQIKLEEGVDCPQFHTETIVKEELILEDEHPHPEPTSHENVVISASGYEITIKNEPLEEEEPLDKVVTEEPAFSCDKCNKQFTSKRSYSEHLLKHRNLESKRFMCAPCHKPFGTAGALDTHERRMHGGVKSERPSEEAESAPKRFRCDKCDKQFDVAISFKMHRKRHRDLDSKRFVCAPCRKVFATRRELNRHQQNVHGGGIGKLTLQYKCRYRSCDTVCDNKESFEEHLEEHRTGQTPDGKRHRCKKCDKFFANGTSLKRHLELNICDYRPIVLEEEDGTFKCSTCSKTFSQQHLIDQHIRTHLGRPEFRFATLDFTEKQAEELGTDPIVVEQNGEEFFKCPMCLKLIQQHDACVRHIGVHITKARATFQCEACGLYVADNKELAKHAADKHGRVKSEPTELGECDEQGLFRCTECTKTFTQRRLVMRHFRRHEAMKKGSFQCKICEKFFPENAELMKHSIEKHGEEPKAPKTNKLEKDASGRFKCTQCEQTFEHRQPCAAHIRRHQIKDSARYQCKKCLKCFVKQVDLQRHERAATKLTESFCNKNLKSRQLNKSELLKQTGKPYQVIEENDLFICSSCGKVFLQRPFCVSHIRKHIDLEQGRFRCETCETNFGTNTELRRHAALKHGTSAGVERPRLVPIKLEQDEDGWFKCPECPERFQQRVTCTKHVKRHENLRSGKYRCDFESCEMRFGSNFELKRHVLVHTNDQPANEASTSKAPTNIKKEIPEEIVSDAN